A genome region from Chengkuizengella sp. SCS-71B includes the following:
- a CDS encoding DUF3055 domain-containing protein: protein MSDISFDFLSDSTEETSTRFVTFVGEQSLKRYDLAITTTGRFYGKKLVADLQSGKTAILGPDDLEEEGYLEHVYQLNEEEGIELRAFLDLIVGVVNFSDL, encoded by the coding sequence ATGTCTGATATTTCATTTGATTTTCTATCAGATAGCACTGAAGAAACATCAACACGTTTTGTTACATTTGTTGGGGAACAAAGCTTAAAGCGATATGACTTAGCTATTACAACAACAGGAAGGTTTTACGGCAAAAAATTAGTTGCAGATTTACAATCAGGTAAAACGGCAATTCTTGGTCCTGATGATTTAGAAGAAGAAGGTTATTTAGAGCATGTATACCAATTAAATGAAGAAGAAGGAATAGAGCTGCGTGCCTTTTTAGACCTTATCGTAGGTGTTGTTAATTTCTCTGACCTATAA
- a CDS encoding DUF2269 family protein, whose product MNLLILTHVLFAVIGVGPIFFIHVLLRKEQSVEELRFSMKIAKKLLLFPKIGGLTAVLTGLLIILLNNYGSFFQLWLVGSLVLYIIAQVILLGVIAPKQKKIAAWVFDPKNKSETDLPIEIITLRNQVNLLFYISTTLILFIFVLMILKPLVFV is encoded by the coding sequence ATGAATTTATTAATATTAACTCATGTGTTATTCGCTGTAATTGGAGTGGGCCCGATCTTTTTCATTCATGTATTATTAAGAAAAGAGCAATCTGTAGAAGAGCTTCGTTTTTCAATGAAAATTGCAAAAAAACTGCTGTTATTTCCTAAAATAGGTGGTTTAACTGCAGTTTTAACCGGACTCTTAATCATACTTTTAAACAATTACGGTTCCTTTTTTCAACTATGGTTAGTTGGTTCCTTAGTTTTATATATCATCGCCCAAGTCATTTTATTAGGTGTCATCGCTCCAAAGCAAAAAAAAATAGCTGCTTGGGTGTTTGATCCAAAAAATAAAAGCGAAACAGATTTACCTATAGAAATTATAACATTACGAAATCAAGTAAACTTATTGTTTTATATTAGTACTACACTGATATTATTCATTTTTGTATTAATGATACTTAAACCTTTAGTATTTGTATAA
- a CDS encoding HRDC domain-containing protein, with the protein MIENLFYMNTLKKESQEKNESSLAQVYLFQLNSSWQMNWKVISDGEMVRDLKIEDKRLEDILLKLRFEFKQYIGEGYFPMYGDHFNHSTSLSPKNKRTQLLYFYSEQVTNHELFDLLRGWRREESDKLEKPPYIIASNRVLKMLSTFIPKTKEELLQIPGFATAKVEQFGDSILNITNQFERLTTFPLTWVEEEINVRKFDDWFYKKQMMK; encoded by the coding sequence ATGATAGAAAATTTATTTTACATGAATACGTTGAAAAAGGAATCACAAGAAAAAAATGAAAGCAGTCTTGCTCAAGTTTATTTATTCCAACTTAATTCATCTTGGCAAATGAATTGGAAGGTGATAAGTGATGGGGAAATGGTTAGAGATTTGAAGATTGAGGACAAACGTTTAGAGGATATTTTACTAAAATTAAGATTTGAGTTTAAACAGTATATTGGGGAGGGTTATTTCCCTATGTATGGTGACCATTTCAATCATTCTACATCACTTTCTCCAAAAAATAAAAGAACTCAGTTATTATATTTTTATAGTGAACAAGTGACAAATCATGAGTTGTTTGATCTATTGCGTGGTTGGAGGAGAGAGGAGTCTGATAAGTTAGAAAAACCCCCCTATATTATTGCTTCTAATCGAGTATTAAAGATGTTAAGTACGTTTATTCCAAAAACGAAGGAGGAACTGTTGCAAATCCCTGGATTTGCAACAGCCAAAGTTGAACAATTTGGTGATTCAATCTTAAATATAACGAATCAATTTGAACGTTTAACTACATTTCCTCTTACGTGGGTTGAAGAAGAAATAAACGTTCGGAAATTTGATGATTGGTTTTACAAAAAACAAATGATGAAGTAA
- the mgtE gene encoding magnesium transporter produces the protein MKHSQIENVLLTVIKYIKDYKKEEVQNLFDELQPYDIAELYKALPDKHRMKFILCLSPKHLAILIQELESELQLEILQALGIEKSSKVMDIMENDDLADLLNELSDEKMEEFLSSMQIEESKTVQNLMQYPPETAGGMMTNRYVWIRSYYSVREAIDKIKAFAQIAENIYYLYVLDEDKKLVGVVSYRDLLLADIQDSIKDIMYNRVISVPVTMDQEHVATIIERYDFIAVPVVDEEQRLAGIITVDDVIDVMITEANEDIHKLSASGKSIDFNTSTITASIRRLPWLVLLLFLGLLSGNVISSFEGTLEKVVALTFFMPMIAGMTGNTGTQSLAIAVRGLTTQHLDKASLFKLLFREIGVGLIIGTVCGLLILLISFFWQGNLILSFVIGSSLFLTLIIGTLAGTIIPLILYQFKVDPAIASGPLITTLNDIFSLTVYFGLATLFISYF, from the coding sequence ATGAAACATTCACAAATTGAAAATGTTCTTTTAACAGTCATTAAATACATTAAGGATTATAAAAAAGAGGAAGTTCAAAATTTATTTGATGAACTGCAACCTTATGATATTGCTGAACTTTACAAAGCTTTACCAGATAAACATAGAATGAAGTTTATTTTGTGTTTATCACCGAAGCATTTAGCTATTTTAATACAAGAATTGGAAAGCGAACTTCAACTAGAAATATTACAAGCTCTAGGAATAGAAAAATCATCAAAAGTAATGGATATAATGGAAAATGATGATCTTGCTGATTTATTGAATGAGCTGTCTGATGAAAAAATGGAAGAATTTTTGTCTTCCATGCAAATAGAAGAATCCAAAACGGTTCAAAATTTAATGCAATATCCACCTGAAACTGCAGGGGGAATGATGACGAACCGTTATGTATGGATACGCAGTTATTATTCTGTACGTGAAGCCATAGACAAAATAAAAGCATTTGCTCAAATAGCTGAAAATATTTATTACCTATATGTATTAGATGAAGATAAAAAATTAGTTGGTGTTGTATCTTACAGGGATTTACTATTGGCTGATATTCAAGATTCAATTAAGGACATCATGTATAACAGAGTGATCTCTGTGCCTGTAACTATGGATCAGGAACATGTTGCTACAATAATTGAAAGATATGACTTTATCGCTGTTCCCGTTGTAGATGAAGAACAAAGACTAGCCGGTATTATTACAGTTGATGATGTTATTGATGTTATGATTACAGAAGCTAATGAGGATATTCATAAACTATCCGCCAGTGGTAAATCCATTGATTTTAATACAAGTACTATAACTGCGTCTATTCGTCGTTTACCATGGTTAGTTCTATTATTATTTCTCGGATTGTTGTCAGGTAATGTTATCTCAAGCTTTGAAGGAACTTTAGAAAAAGTAGTTGCATTGACCTTTTTTATGCCTATGATAGCAGGTATGACAGGAAACACAGGTACTCAATCTTTAGCCATTGCAGTAAGGGGGCTAACTACCCAACACTTGGATAAAGCTTCTTTATTTAAATTATTGTTTCGAGAAATTGGCGTGGGCCTTATCATTGGAACTGTTTGTGGGTTACTAATTTTACTGATCTCCTTTTTTTGGCAAGGTAATTTGATACTTAGTTTCGTCATTGGCTCATCATTATTTTTAACACTGATTATAGGTACATTAGCAGGTACGATTATTCCATTAATTTTATATCAGTTCAAAGTAGACCCAGCTATTGCTTCTGGACCACTAATTACAACATTAAATGATATTTTTTCATTGACTGTTTATTTCGGTTTAGCCACCTTGTTTATTTCTTATTTTTAA
- the metA gene encoding homoserine O-acetyltransferase MetA — protein MPVKIPDHLPAREVLNNENIFVMDESRAFHQDIRPLKVIMLNLMPTKETTETQILRLLSNTPLQVEFTLIHPKTHASKNTSQEHLKQFYKTFEEVRHLRFDGMIITGAPVETLNFEDVNYWEELKDIMEWSKEHVTSTLHICWASQAGLYHHFDVPKYLLDEKIFGVFQHQTNVKNVKLFRGFDEVFNAPQSRHTEIRREDIEKHENLEILSESEEAGVYIVGTKDGKQIFVTGHAEYDAETLKWEYDRDINKGMECAIPKNYFPKDDPANKPYSTWRAHGSLLFSNWLNYYVYQETSYDWVI, from the coding sequence ATGCCCGTTAAAATTCCAGATCATCTACCAGCCAGAGAAGTATTAAATAATGAGAATATTTTCGTAATGGATGAATCGAGAGCTTTTCATCAGGATATTCGCCCATTGAAGGTGATTATGTTAAATTTAATGCCTACCAAGGAGACGACTGAAACACAAATTTTACGCTTATTAAGTAATACCCCTTTACAAGTAGAATTTACCTTAATTCACCCTAAAACACATGCAAGTAAAAATACATCACAAGAACATTTAAAACAATTTTATAAAACGTTTGAAGAGGTTAGGCATCTGCGTTTTGATGGGATGATCATTACTGGAGCTCCCGTTGAGACTTTAAACTTTGAAGATGTGAACTATTGGGAAGAATTAAAGGATATTATGGAATGGTCTAAAGAACACGTTACCTCAACATTGCATATATGTTGGGCGTCACAAGCAGGCTTATATCATCACTTTGATGTTCCTAAATATTTGTTGGATGAAAAAATATTTGGAGTATTCCAACACCAAACGAATGTAAAAAACGTGAAATTATTTAGAGGCTTTGATGAAGTATTTAATGCCCCCCAGTCAAGACATACAGAGATACGTAGAGAAGACATTGAAAAACACGAAAATTTAGAAATATTATCTGAGTCAGAAGAGGCAGGAGTTTACATTGTAGGAACTAAAGATGGCAAGCAAATTTTTGTAACAGGTCATGCTGAGTACGATGCAGAGACTTTAAAATGGGAATATGACAGAGATATTAATAAAGGAATGGAATGTGCGATCCCCAAAAATTATTTTCCTAAAGATGATCCTGCTAATAAACCTTATAGTACTTGGAGAGCACATGGAAGTTTATTGTTTTCAAATTGGTTGAACTATTATGTATATCAAGAAACATCCTATGATTGGGTTATTTAA
- a CDS encoding PLP-dependent transferase has translation MRIESRLAQIGSQADPKTGAVSYPIYHSTAFRHPKLGESTGFDYARTKSPTRTILEDAIADLESGDAGFACSSGMAALQTIFALFSQGDHLIVSLDLYGGTYRLLEQTMSRFGVTSSYVDTNNIEEMEKLVTPNTKAVLIETPTNPLMMVTDIEKVSTWANSKNMLTIVDNTLLSPYFQRPLELGADIIIHSASKYLGGHNDVIAGLIITKGDQLSEKMFELHNSIGAILGPQDCWLLMRGMKTLALRMERHQENATKIAEFLLEHPMVDEVFYPAIPTHPAHEIQNRQSSGNTGIFSFKMKDVRMIEPILRHIEIIAFAESLGGVESLMTYPSVQTHADIPKEIREKVGVDDRLLRYSVGIEHVEDLITDLSQAFEKARIEVDGE, from the coding sequence ATGAGAATAGAAAGCCGCTTAGCTCAAATAGGTTCACAAGCTGATCCTAAAACTGGGGCTGTTAGTTACCCCATTTATCACTCTACTGCATTTAGGCATCCAAAACTAGGGGAAAGTACTGGATTTGATTATGCTAGAACTAAAAGTCCAACACGTACCATATTAGAAGATGCCATAGCAGACCTGGAAAGTGGAGACGCTGGGTTTGCATGCAGTTCAGGAATGGCTGCATTACAGACTATATTTGCTTTATTTTCACAAGGGGATCATTTGATTGTTTCATTAGATCTTTACGGTGGAACATATAGATTATTGGAGCAAACAATGTCTCGATTTGGTGTTACATCAAGTTATGTGGATACTAATAATATTGAAGAGATGGAAAAGCTTGTGACTCCAAATACGAAAGCAGTTTTGATCGAAACACCAACAAACCCTTTAATGATGGTGACAGATATTGAGAAAGTCAGCACATGGGCAAATTCGAAAAATATGCTTACCATTGTGGATAATACATTGCTTTCACCATACTTTCAAAGACCACTTGAATTAGGTGCGGATATTATCATTCACAGTGCCTCAAAATACCTTGGCGGGCATAATGATGTTATTGCAGGGTTAATTATTACAAAAGGTGATCAGTTATCTGAGAAGATGTTTGAGTTACATAATTCCATTGGTGCCATATTAGGACCTCAGGATTGTTGGTTATTAATGAGAGGTATGAAGACGTTAGCGCTCAGAATGGAACGTCATCAAGAAAATGCAACGAAAATAGCCGAATTTTTACTTGAACATCCAATGGTGGATGAAGTGTTTTATCCTGCTATACCAACACACCCTGCACATGAAATTCAAAATCGACAATCTTCAGGAAACACGGGTATTTTCTCTTTTAAAATGAAAGATGTAAGAATGATTGAGCCTATATTACGTCATATTGAAATTATTGCATTTGCAGAGAGTTTGGGGGGAGTAGAATCACTAATGACTTATCCTTCAGTACAAACTCATGCTGATATTCCAAAAGAAATTCGTGAAAAAGTAGGAGTAGATGATCGTTTATTACGTTACTCAGTAGGTATAGAACATGTTGAGGATTTAATTACAGATTTATCTCAGGCTTTTGAAAAGGCAAGGATTGAGGTTGACGGGGAATAA
- a CDS encoding MDR family MFS transporter gives MIQQKQINTRIVLLGLMIGMFFSALEQTVVGTAMPTIIGELNGFEIFAWVTTAYLITSTAVIPIVGKISDLFGRRYLYLTGMVIFIVGSALCATATTMEQLIIFRGIQGIGGGMIMPLSQTIVGDIFTAEQRAKWQGVFGAIFGLSSVIGPLVGGFFVDTISWHWIFLINVPFGVLSATLIFIGMKNEIVQQTEKVSIGLTSKISLVIAGTLLLIGLILGGDTFEWNSIESYLIFGIPLFIFILFGFIKRKELNIDFFGIMTLIPALTLLLLGLTFGGDKFAWLSFTSYIIFGISILLIIIFIFIERKTDEPILDLSLFKNRVFATTNGLGFLLGLGMFGAIMFVPMFMQAILGVSPTEAGSTMTPMMISLIVASVIGGRLLLRIKYRTNLTVGMIITSIGFFLMSTMGLNSTIWTAYGFMIVMGFGMGLVMPTLMIAVQNAFPKEKLGSVTSASTFFRSIGGTIGVTIFNVVMNNTLSNKMSDVTSQQSDPTVVSTLTTIGDEPDDLFGILITTPNKLKEILPIPEETLHGVVLAIKTAWSQSFSFVFLTGLSIIALGIFVALSVGNGRIKRDKKKSVIIGKEKKEQGMKKDLVTE, from the coding sequence ATGATACAACAAAAACAAATAAATACAAGAATTGTTTTGTTAGGTTTAATGATTGGTATGTTTTTCAGTGCACTTGAACAAACAGTAGTTGGTACGGCTATGCCGACCATTATTGGTGAGTTAAATGGTTTTGAAATTTTTGCATGGGTAACTACAGCATACTTAATTACATCTACTGCTGTTATTCCTATTGTTGGGAAAATATCTGATTTATTTGGAAGAAGATACTTATACTTAACTGGAATGGTCATTTTCATAGTAGGATCTGCGTTGTGTGCAACTGCAACTACAATGGAACAGTTAATCATTTTCCGCGGTATTCAAGGTATAGGCGGCGGTATGATTATGCCATTGTCACAAACCATTGTGGGAGATATTTTCACAGCTGAACAGCGTGCAAAATGGCAAGGAGTATTTGGAGCCATTTTTGGCCTGAGCTCAGTTATCGGTCCGTTAGTTGGAGGCTTTTTTGTAGATACGATTAGCTGGCACTGGATCTTTTTAATTAATGTACCATTTGGAGTTTTATCTGCTACGTTAATTTTTATAGGTATGAAAAATGAAATTGTACAACAAACAGAAAAAGTTAGCATCGGATTGACTAGTAAAATTTCTTTAGTTATTGCAGGCACCCTGTTATTGATTGGTTTAATTCTTGGTGGAGATACCTTTGAATGGAACTCCATAGAAAGTTATTTGATATTCGGAATTCCTCTCTTCATCTTTATTTTGTTTGGTTTTATAAAACGGAAAGAACTAAATATTGATTTTTTTGGAATCATGACATTAATCCCAGCACTGACTTTATTATTGCTCGGTTTAACTTTCGGAGGAGATAAATTTGCTTGGCTATCATTTACTAGTTATATTATTTTTGGAATTTCCATACTATTAATCATTATTTTCATCTTCATTGAACGAAAAACGGATGAACCGATATTAGATCTAAGTCTGTTTAAAAATAGAGTGTTTGCCACGACTAATGGTCTAGGCTTTCTGTTAGGATTAGGGATGTTTGGTGCCATCATGTTTGTTCCTATGTTTATGCAAGCAATCTTAGGTGTTTCCCCAACAGAAGCAGGATCTACTATGACACCGATGATGATTTCATTGATTGTTGCTAGCGTCATAGGTGGTAGGTTGTTATTACGAATTAAATATAGAACAAACCTTACCGTAGGAATGATTATTACAAGTATTGGATTTTTCCTAATGAGTACGATGGGGCTCAATTCAACGATATGGACCGCTTATGGATTTATGATTGTCATGGGATTTGGGATGGGGCTAGTCATGCCTACATTGATGATTGCTGTACAAAATGCTTTTCCAAAAGAAAAGTTGGGCTCTGTAACATCTGCATCTACATTCTTTAGATCTATTGGAGGTACCATTGGAGTAACGATCTTCAATGTTGTTATGAACAATACATTAAGTAATAAAATGTCGGATGTAACAAGTCAGCAAAGTGATCCAACTGTAGTCTCTACTTTAACTACTATTGGTGATGAACCAGATGATTTATTTGGCATTTTAATTACAACACCTAATAAACTAAAAGAAATATTGCCTATTCCTGAAGAAACATTACATGGGGTTGTACTTGCAATTAAAACCGCATGGTCACAATCGTTCTCCTTTGTATTTTTAACAGGATTAAGTATTATTGCTTTAGGTATATTTGTTGCTCTTTCCGTAGGAAACGGACGTATTAAACGGGATAAAAAGAAATCTGTGATCATTGGAAAAGAAAAGAAAGAACAGGGAATGAAAAAAGATCTTGTGACGGAATAA
- a CDS encoding TetR/AcrR family transcriptional regulator — translation MSDKRKNIMESAMKLISQKGYHATSMKEIADDIGMAKGSIYNYFDSKEDLMISMLRYYFDPMYEKVEMVRENEGNLSPKEIFTRQLMVQMEQQSKYKEFIKMIMSEQVSQINEEIKQFMFKIRAKTINWVTGHIIEIYGEEVKKYAYDCATILIGMMREYMFYVIIDKKKIEIERLPNLLISVLDQVVYHFKQTQNEPFLTEDLLENFINIEEEIRKTTIKKIKKIIDETKNLLTNLNLNKNVNNKINASLVAMDEELELENPRIIILEGLMLVLENAGISKLDDYIKELNSKLESLT, via the coding sequence ATGAGTGATAAGCGGAAGAATATTATGGAATCTGCAATGAAATTAATATCTCAAAAAGGGTACCACGCAACGTCTATGAAAGAAATTGCAGATGATATTGGTATGGCTAAAGGATCAATATATAATTATTTTGATTCAAAAGAGGATCTTATGATATCCATGTTGAGATATTATTTCGACCCTATGTATGAGAAAGTTGAAATGGTTCGAGAAAATGAAGGGAATTTATCACCAAAAGAAATTTTTACAAGGCAATTAATGGTACAAATGGAACAACAGTCTAAATATAAAGAATTTATAAAAATGATCATGAGCGAACAGGTTTCTCAGATTAATGAAGAAATAAAGCAATTTATGTTTAAAATTAGGGCAAAAACAATTAATTGGGTTACAGGACATATTATTGAGATTTATGGGGAAGAAGTAAAAAAATATGCTTATGATTGTGCAACAATATTAATCGGTATGATGAGAGAGTATATGTTTTATGTCATTATTGATAAAAAGAAAATTGAAATAGAACGATTGCCTAATTTATTAATCTCTGTACTGGATCAAGTGGTATATCATTTTAAACAGACTCAAAATGAACCCTTTCTAACAGAAGATTTATTGGAAAATTTTATAAATATAGAAGAAGAAATAAGAAAGACTACGATTAAAAAGATCAAAAAAATAATAGATGAAACGAAGAACCTATTAACGAATTTAAATTTAAATAAAAATGTAAACAATAAAATTAACGCTTCATTGGTAGCCATGGACGAAGAATTGGAGCTAGAAAACCCACGAATTATCATTTTAGAAGGACTTATGTTGGTTTTAGAAAATGCAGGGATTTCTAAACTAGATGATTATATTAAGGAGTTGAACTCAAAGTTAGAATCTTTAACTTAA
- the mqnC gene encoding cyclic dehypoxanthinyl futalosine synthase: MSQIDQILNKALSGERLTLEDGVILFESDEIEKIGQAANKKMLQFHPDPITTFVIGRNINYTNFCDVYCKFCAFYRPPGHEEGYVLPNEVIFQKIQETLDVGGTEILMQGGVNPDLPFEYYLNLLKEIKQRFDIHMHSLSTVEIRKMKEMSGLPYEEVLKQLHEAGLDSLPGAGAEMLIDRIRNKVSRLKGSWREWMDIHQAAHKVGMNTTATMVIGFGETLEERVLHMLRVREAQDECIQNNWDSAGFLAFIIWTFQPENTNYKQEKASPDDYLKTLAISRLMIDNIPNFQASWVTLGAEIGKKSLEYGCNDFGSTMMEENVVSAAGTTHKVNIETILKLIREAGKIPAQRNTAYDTLKVFNEGSSVDKDFIMQN; this comes from the coding sequence ATGAGTCAAATAGATCAAATATTAAATAAAGCATTATCTGGTGAAAGATTAACCTTAGAAGATGGTGTTATTTTATTTGAATCTGATGAGATTGAAAAAATCGGTCAAGCTGCGAATAAAAAAATGCTTCAATTTCATCCTGATCCAATCACTACATTTGTGATAGGCAGAAATATAAATTATACTAATTTTTGTGACGTATACTGTAAGTTTTGTGCCTTTTATCGACCACCCGGTCATGAAGAAGGGTATGTACTTCCTAATGAAGTGATATTTCAGAAAATCCAAGAAACCTTAGATGTAGGTGGTACAGAAATATTAATGCAGGGCGGTGTAAATCCTGACCTTCCATTTGAATATTATTTAAATTTATTGAAAGAAATTAAACAAAGATTTGATATTCATATGCATTCATTGTCTACCGTTGAAATTCGTAAAATGAAAGAAATGTCAGGTTTACCATATGAAGAAGTTTTGAAGCAATTACATGAAGCAGGTCTGGATTCCCTTCCTGGGGCTGGAGCAGAAATGCTTATTGATCGTATTCGTAATAAAGTCAGCCGTTTAAAAGGATCATGGAGGGAATGGATGGACATTCACCAAGCAGCACATAAAGTAGGCATGAATACAACGGCTACGATGGTTATAGGGTTTGGTGAAACTTTAGAAGAAAGAGTACTGCACATGTTGAGAGTCAGGGAGGCTCAAGATGAATGCATTCAGAATAATTGGGATTCAGCTGGCTTCCTAGCTTTTATTATTTGGACTTTTCAACCGGAAAACACAAATTATAAACAAGAAAAAGCATCACCTGATGATTACTTAAAAACATTAGCAATCAGCCGATTAATGATAGATAATATCCCTAATTTTCAAGCTTCTTGGGTAACATTAGGAGCTGAAATTGGAAAGAAATCCTTGGAATATGGTTGTAATGATTTTGGCAGTACCATGATGGAAGAAAATGTGGTGTCTGCAGCGGGAACAACACATAAGGTAAATATAGAAACAATTTTGAAATTAATTCGCGAAGCTGGAAAAATACCTGCCCAAAGAAATACAGCTTATGATACTTTAAAAGTTTTTAATGAAGGCTCAAGTGTAGATAAAGATTTTATTATGCAAAATTAA
- the ytxC gene encoding putative sporulation protein YtxC, which translates to MDLITINMDNFSEEEIQKYYAKLQNEITLLHKKNKQKKQIFKIIKVNNSLVTTGVLPQFQLTKHAAMLYYSISQSLADFIISDLQNIIVHRLLQKEQPQLDKNEISRLNEYCTDLLNESSLSTSFNRKKHKKIEEQLYQYIENNTQLNLDAFIRFRLQFYIQELNEVVEYAIEEYISDQQYKEFMTLLKSFVFSQEYKVPTVHIIHDGESNFLILDEELKCIDQNEDINNDSYDKNFDDLIITKLVSLSPHKIIIHTRKPEIQVIHVIEQIFEQRTIVCKRCNVCEKILSNYRKVEK; encoded by the coding sequence ATGGACCTGATTACCATTAATATGGACAATTTTTCAGAAGAAGAAATACAAAAATATTATGCAAAACTACAAAATGAAATCACCCTTCTACATAAAAAAAACAAGCAAAAAAAACAGATTTTTAAAATTATAAAAGTAAATAATAGCCTTGTTACTACAGGTGTCTTACCGCAATTTCAACTAACTAAACATGCGGCAATGCTGTATTATTCAATAAGTCAATCGCTTGCAGATTTTATCATCTCAGATTTACAAAATATAATTGTTCATCGGCTTTTGCAAAAGGAGCAGCCTCAACTTGATAAAAACGAAATTTCAAGGTTGAATGAATATTGCACTGACCTTTTAAACGAATCATCACTATCCACAAGCTTTAATCGAAAAAAACATAAAAAAATAGAAGAGCAGTTGTATCAATATATTGAAAATAATACACAACTAAATTTAGATGCTTTCATTCGTTTTAGATTACAGTTCTATATACAAGAACTTAACGAAGTTGTTGAATATGCAATTGAAGAGTATATCAGTGATCAACAATATAAAGAATTTATGACTTTGTTAAAATCGTTTGTTTTTTCTCAGGAATATAAAGTACCTACTGTTCACATTATCCATGATGGGGAAAGCAATTTTTTGATTTTAGATGAAGAGCTGAAATGTATAGATCAGAATGAAGATATTAATAATGATTCTTATGATAAAAATTTTGATGATCTGATTATAACAAAATTAGTATCTTTATCTCCTCACAAGATCATAATTCATACTAGAAAACCTGAAATACAGGTTATTCATGTCATAGAGCAAATTTTTGAACAACGTACTATTGTTTGTAAAAGGTGTAATGTGTGTGAGAAAATTCTTTCAAACTATCGCAAAGTAGAGAAGTGA